A stretch of DNA from Staphylococcus sp. KG4-3:
CAATGATATTAACAGTACGATTTATCACGCTGGATTAACAAACAAAGAACGTGAAGCAGCACAAAATGATTTTGTGTATGATCGCGTACGTGTTGTTGTCGCAACTAACGCTTTTGGTATGGGTATAGATAAATCCAATGTGAGATTTGTTATACATTATAATATGCCGGGTGATTTAGAATCATATTATCAAGAAGCAGGACGTGCGGGTCGTGATGGCTTGAACAGTGACTGTATCTTATTATTTAGTGAACGAGACATTGGATTACACCAATATTTTATTTCATCGTCAAAAGCCGATGATGACTACAAAGATAAAATGGGTGAGAAACTAACGAAAATGATTCTCTATACTAAAACGAAAAAATGTTTAGAGGCGACTTTAGTTCATTACTTTGAACCGAATGAAAAACTTGAAGAATGTGAACAATGTAGTAATTGCATCATTGAGAATAAGACTTATAATATGACAGATGAAGCGAAAATGATTGTAAGTTGTATTGCTCGTATGAAGCAAAAAGAGAGCTATAGTGTCATTATACAGGTGTTGAGAGGTGAAGATTCTGATTATATTCGTTATTGTGATTATAACGAATTATCAACACATGGAATTATGAAAAGTTATACAACTTCAGAACTTAGCCATTTGATAGATGAATTGAGATTTAAAGGATTTTTAAATGAACACGATGAGATTTTAACGTGTGATCAATCTGTGAAGAATTTGCTCGGTGGACAAGTTGAAATATTTACAACGCCATTCAAACGTAAAACAAGAGAAAAAGTAAATATAAATACGGTAGAAGGTGTGGACCGTGCGTTATTTGACGAATTAATTGGTGTCCGTAAAGAATTAAGTGAGAGCTTAAGTATTCCACCGGTTAGTATTTTCTCAGATTTTACACTAGAAGAATTTGCTAAAAGAAAACCAGAAACAAAACAAGAAATGATTTTAATTGAAGGTGTAGGTAGTTATAAATTAAAACATTATTGCCCGATGTTTTTGGAAAAAATTCAATCTTATAAATCTAAAATTTAATAGAATTAAACAACTGATATGGACAAAACCAGCAATAGAACGAGTCACTTATATGCTAATAAGCTAATCACGATAGTATGTATACTAAAAATATGATTTACAAATCTCTTTTTCAAGTGATTTCTTAAGTATTTAAGTTTATAGCTATCTTATTATTTAGAAAATAGATAGCTTTCCGTCTGCTGATTATCATAAGTGAATAACAAGTAAACTAAAGTTATCAAGCGAAGTTAATTTGACAATAATTAATATACTATGCAGAATCTTGAGTCATAGATATAATTTTATTTCGAATTAACTTCGTTTTTTTAATGATTAGAATGATGACCTGTAAGTTAAATACTATGAACAAATTAATTGAATTATACATGAAACCAATAAAAATAGGGAATATGTCATTTGATTGAAAATCTAATTTTTTGTTAAATGAATATATGATAATGAAGGTGACAAAGTGATAGAATTTAAGAATGTAGTTAAACGCTACGGTGATAAAGTAGCTGTAGATGATATTAGTTTTAATATTAAAGAAGGGGAATTTTTTGTTTTAA
This window harbors:
- the recQ gene encoding DNA helicase RecQ; the encoded protein is MESTLSHYFGYDTYRPGQKEIISKVLNHQNVLGVLPTGGGKSICYQVPGLMLGGTTIVISPLISLMKDQVDQLKAMGIRAAYLNSSLTQKQQKEIETQLRNGEIQFLYVAPERFDNAYFISLLQQLSIHLVAFDEAHCISKWGHDFRPSYQDVIHKVFALPQDFTIVALTATATIEVQKDIMERLNIGKNDEVKTSTKRRNLVFQVNPTYQRQKFVMEYVKQHKKAAGIIYCSTRKQVEELHEALKSNDINSTIYHAGLTNKEREAAQNDFVYDRVRVVVATNAFGMGIDKSNVRFVIHYNMPGDLESYYQEAGRAGRDGLNSDCILLFSERDIGLHQYFISSSKADDDYKDKMGEKLTKMILYTKTKKCLEATLVHYFEPNEKLEECEQCSNCIIENKTYNMTDEAKMIVSCIARMKQKESYSVIIQVLRGEDSDYIRYCDYNELSTHGIMKSYTTSELSHLIDELRFKGFLNEHDEILTCDQSVKNLLGGQVEIFTTPFKRKTREKVNINTVEGVDRALFDELIGVRKELSESLSIPPVSIFSDFTLEEFAKRKPETKQEMILIEGVGSYKLKHYCPMFLEKIQSYKSKI